One window of the Pseudomonas sp. S04 genome contains the following:
- a CDS encoding NAD(P)/FAD-dependent oxidoreductase: MTLPIAIIGTGIAGLSAAQALQETGYVVQLFDKSRGSGGRMSSKRSDAGALDMGAQYFTARDRRFVTEVQRWQANGWVAEWTPQLYNFQGGQLSPSPDEQTRWVGTPRMSAITRALIGDLEVHFACRITEVYRGEQHWHLQDAEGFTHGPFSHVVIATPAPQATALLAAAPKLAGVAAGVKMDPTWAVALAFDTPLDTAMEGCFVQDSPLDWLARNRSKPGRDNSLDTWVLHATSSWSRQHIDLSKEAVIEQLHGAFAELLHSAMPAPTFSLAHRWLYARPASSHEWGVLADADLGLYVCGDWCLSGRVEGAWLSGQEAARRLHEHLQ, translated from the coding sequence ATGACTCTACCCATCGCAATTATCGGCACCGGCATCGCCGGACTCTCCGCCGCCCAGGCTCTGCAAGAGACCGGCTACGTCGTGCAACTGTTCGATAAAAGCCGTGGCAGCGGTGGGCGCATGTCGAGCAAACGCAGCGACGCTGGCGCACTCGACATGGGGGCGCAGTATTTCACCGCCCGCGACCGGCGCTTTGTCACTGAAGTGCAGCGCTGGCAAGCCAACGGCTGGGTCGCCGAGTGGACACCGCAGCTCTACAACTTTCAGGGCGGCCAGCTCAGCCCGTCGCCAGACGAGCAGACCCGCTGGGTCGGCACGCCGCGCATGAGCGCCATTACCCGCGCCCTGATTGGCGACCTGGAAGTGCACTTCGCCTGCCGCATCACCGAGGTCTATCGTGGTGAACAGCACTGGCATCTGCAGGATGCCGAAGGCTTCACCCACGGCCCCTTCAGCCATGTGGTCATCGCCACACCCGCCCCTCAGGCCACAGCCCTGCTGGCTGCCGCACCGAAGCTGGCCGGGGTCGCCGCCGGGGTGAAAATGGACCCGACCTGGGCCGTCGCCCTGGCATTCGATACGCCGCTGGATACCGCTATGGAAGGCTGCTTCGTGCAGGACAGCCCGCTCGACTGGCTGGCCCGCAACCGCAGCAAACCGGGGCGCGACAACAGCCTGGACACTTGGGTGCTGCACGCCACCAGCAGTTGGAGCCGACAACACATCGACCTGTCCAAGGAAGCGGTGATCGAACAACTGCACGGCGCCTTTGCCGAACTGTTGCACAGCGCCATGCCCGCCCCGACCTTCAGCCTGGCTCACCGCTGGCTGTATGCGCGCCCTGCCAGCAGTCACGAATGGGGCGTACTGGCCGATGCCGACCTGGGCTTGTATGTGTGCGGCGACTGGTGCCTGTCAGGGCGGGTCGAAGGCGCCTGGCTGAGTGGCCAGGAAGCCGCCCGCCGCTTGCACGAGCATCTGCAGTAG
- a CDS encoding YbgA family protein translates to MSSESPRKPKIAISACLMGDEVRYNGGHKESQLCSRTLSNYFEFVPVCPEVAIGLGIPREPIRLVGDPQHPSAIGSVNRQLDVTQPLADYGQRMAAELTDLCGYIFMHKSPSCGLERVKVYHANGNPQDGGGRGIYAAAFCARHPDLPVEEDGRLNDPVLRENFLTRVFAYAAWQDLLQQGLSRHGLTDFHARYKYLLMAHNPLQYKALGKLLGSMGQSDPAELGPRYFSLLMKALKQCATRGTHSNVLQHLCGYFKQSLSVEDKQEVQHVIGQYRLGVVPLVVPLTLLKHHLRHHPDPYIAQQVYLQPHPENLSLRNAI, encoded by the coding sequence ATGTCGAGTGAATCCCCGCGCAAGCCGAAAATTGCCATCAGCGCCTGCCTGATGGGCGATGAGGTGCGCTACAACGGTGGGCATAAAGAATCCCAGCTCTGCAGTCGTACCCTCAGCAATTATTTCGAGTTTGTCCCGGTGTGCCCCGAAGTCGCCATTGGCCTGGGAATTCCCCGCGAGCCGATTCGCCTGGTCGGCGATCCGCAGCACCCGAGCGCCATCGGCAGCGTCAACCGACAACTCGACGTCACTCAGCCGCTGGCCGACTACGGGCAACGCATGGCCGCTGAATTGACCGATCTGTGCGGTTACATCTTCATGCACAAATCCCCGTCCTGCGGCCTGGAACGGGTCAAGGTCTATCACGCCAACGGCAATCCGCAGGACGGTGGTGGCCGGGGTATCTATGCCGCGGCGTTTTGTGCCCGCCACCCGGACCTGCCGGTGGAAGAAGACGGCCGACTCAACGATCCGGTGCTGCGCGAGAACTTCCTGACCCGAGTGTTTGCCTACGCCGCCTGGCAGGATTTGCTGCAGCAGGGTCTCAGCCGCCATGGCCTGACCGACTTCCACGCGCGCTACAAGTACCTGCTGATGGCCCACAACCCGCTGCAGTACAAGGCCCTGGGCAAACTCCTGGGCAGCATGGGCCAGAGCGACCCCGCAGAACTTGGCCCGCGCTATTTCAGTCTGTTGATGAAGGCGCTCAAGCAATGCGCCACCCGCGGGACCCACAGCAATGTACTGCAGCACCTGTGCGGCTATTTCAAACAGAGCCTGAGCGTCGAGGACAAACAGGAAGTCCAGCACGTGATCGGCCAATACCGCCTCGGCGTCGTGCCGCTGGTGGTCCCGCTGACCCTGCTCAAGCATCACCTGCGTCATCATCCCGATCCGTACATCGCGCAACAGGTCTACCTGCAGCCGCACCCGGAAAACCTCAGCCTCAGAAATGCGATTTGA
- a CDS encoding MerR family transcriptional regulator translates to MPSATHTQEPDTDYQQALDEGWLPIREVARVTGVNAVTLRAWERRYGLVVPQRTPKGHRLFSAEHVQRIHDILTWLNRGVAVSQVKQLLDTPQAFSSPVENDWQILRQNLAQAIFRLAERQVDDLFNQAMALYPPRTLCEQLLMPLLAELEQRWQGQFGAQMERTFFYSWLRSKFGARIYHNNRQLRGAPLLLVNHSDLPLEPHLWLCAWLISSVDCPVEVFDWPLPVGELSLAVEHLQARAVLLYSSKTSNLKQLTKLLNNVSCPKLIVGPTVCIHQAGLSEIATEIADVLLADDPLSAHQVLIQRGLI, encoded by the coding sequence ATGCCCAGCGCTACTCACACCCAAGAGCCCGACACCGACTACCAGCAGGCGCTGGACGAAGGCTGGCTGCCGATCCGCGAAGTCGCCCGCGTGACCGGCGTCAACGCGGTCACCCTGCGCGCCTGGGAGCGTCGCTACGGGCTGGTGGTGCCGCAACGTACCCCCAAGGGTCACCGGCTGTTCTCGGCCGAGCATGTGCAACGCATTCACGACATCCTGACCTGGCTCAATCGCGGCGTCGCGGTGAGCCAGGTCAAGCAGTTGCTGGACACACCGCAAGCGTTCAGTTCGCCGGTGGAAAATGACTGGCAGATCCTGCGGCAAAACCTCGCCCAGGCCATCTTTCGCCTGGCCGAGCGCCAGGTCGATGACCTGTTCAACCAGGCCATGGCCCTGTACCCACCACGGACCTTGTGCGAGCAACTGCTGATGCCATTGCTGGCAGAGCTCGAACAACGCTGGCAAGGGCAATTCGGCGCACAGATGGAGCGCACGTTTTTCTACAGCTGGCTACGCAGCAAGTTCGGTGCGCGGATCTACCACAACAACCGCCAGTTACGCGGCGCCCCACTGCTGCTGGTCAATCACTCCGACCTACCGCTCGAACCTCACCTGTGGCTCTGCGCCTGGCTGATCAGCAGCGTCGATTGTCCGGTGGAAGTGTTCGACTGGCCTTTGCCGGTGGGTGAACTGTCCCTGGCGGTCGAACACCTGCAAGCGCGCGCGGTGCTGCTGTATTCGAGCAAAACCAGCAACCTGAAACAGCTAACGAAACTCCTGAACAATGTCAGTTGCCCAAAGCTCATCGTCGGACCAACGGTATGTATCCACCAGGCCGGTTTGTCCGAGATCGCCACTGAAATCGCTGATGTATTACTGGCCGACGATCCCCTGTCGGCTCACCAGGTATTGATTCAGCGAGGACTGATCTGA
- the phrB gene encoding deoxyribodipyrimidine photo-lyase, translating to MQLIWLRSDLRLHDNTALSTAANRGPSVAVYLLSPEQWLAHDDAPCKVDFWLRNLRELSQALSALNIPLLIRSAPAWDDVPRVLAQLCSELNVEAVHANEEYGVHETRRDAAVRLALDTQGITLHRYLDQLLFQPGSVLTKTGGYFQVFSQFRKVCYARLHGALPRLVTAPGMQAPTGIDCDPVPEQVQGFTPSSEQLRALWPAGEDEAQRRLEHFTDAQINYYKDERDLPAKPGTSQLSAYLAAGVISPRQCLHAALQANQGEFESGSVGAVTWINELLWREFYKHILVGYPRVSRHRAFRPETEALAWRDAPDELAAWKEARTGLPIIDAAMRQLLETGWMHNRLRMVVAMFLTKNLLIDWREGERFFMRHLIDGDLAANNGGWQWSSSTGTDSAPYFRIFNPISQSEKFDTEGLFIKHWLPELAGLNKKDIHNPAAMGGLFGVADYPLPIVNLGQSRERALAAFKRLPTRLEVNSSEG from the coding sequence CTGCAATTGATCTGGCTGCGCAGCGACCTGCGCCTGCATGACAACACGGCTCTGAGCACCGCCGCCAATCGTGGCCCGAGCGTCGCGGTGTATCTGTTGAGCCCCGAGCAATGGCTGGCCCATGACGATGCCCCCTGCAAAGTGGATTTCTGGCTGCGCAACCTGCGCGAACTGAGCCAGGCGTTGAGCGCTCTGAATATCCCGCTGCTGATCCGCAGCGCCCCTGCTTGGGACGATGTACCCCGAGTGCTGGCACAGCTGTGCAGCGAACTGAACGTCGAAGCGGTTCATGCCAACGAAGAGTACGGCGTTCACGAAACCCGCCGGGATGCCGCCGTTCGCCTGGCCCTCGACACCCAAGGCATCACCCTGCATCGCTATCTGGATCAGTTGCTGTTCCAACCTGGCAGCGTCCTGACCAAGACCGGTGGCTACTTCCAGGTCTTCAGCCAGTTCCGTAAAGTCTGCTACGCCCGCCTGCACGGCGCTCTGCCACGATTGGTGACGGCACCCGGGATGCAAGCGCCGACGGGTATCGACTGCGACCCGGTCCCCGAGCAAGTGCAAGGTTTCACGCCCTCGAGCGAGCAGCTTCGCGCACTCTGGCCGGCCGGTGAGGATGAGGCGCAGCGACGCCTGGAGCACTTCACCGATGCCCAGATCAACTACTACAAGGACGAACGCGACTTACCGGCCAAACCCGGTACCAGTCAGCTTTCAGCCTATTTGGCAGCCGGGGTGATTTCGCCTCGCCAGTGCCTGCATGCGGCGTTGCAAGCCAATCAGGGCGAGTTCGAAAGCGGCAGCGTCGGCGCTGTTACCTGGATCAACGAACTGCTGTGGCGCGAGTTCTACAAACACATTCTGGTCGGCTACCCCCGTGTTTCCCGGCACCGCGCCTTTCGCCCGGAAACCGAAGCCCTGGCCTGGCGGGATGCGCCCGACGAACTGGCCGCCTGGAAGGAGGCGCGCACCGGCCTGCCGATCATCGACGCCGCCATGCGCCAGTTGCTGGAAACCGGCTGGATGCACAACCGCCTGCGGATGGTGGTGGCCATGTTCCTGACCAAGAACCTGTTGATCGATTGGCGCGAAGGCGAGCGGTTTTTCATGCGTCACCTGATCGACGGTGACCTGGCGGCCAATAACGGCGGCTGGCAATGGAGTTCGTCCACCGGGACCGACTCTGCGCCCTACTTCCGGATTTTCAATCCGATCAGTCAGTCGGAGAAATTCGACACCGAAGGCCTGTTCATCAAGCACTGGCTGCCGGAACTGGCGGGGCTGAACAAAAAAGATATCCACAACCCGGCCGCCATGGGCGGGTTGTTTGGCGTGGCGGATTATCCGCTGCCTATCGTCAACCTCGGCCAATCGCGCGAGCGCGCACTGGCAGCCTTCAAACGTCTGCCCACGCGTCTTGAGGTGAACAGTTCAGAGGGATGA
- a CDS encoding SDR family NAD(P)-dependent oxidoreductase has translation MIRIPTRRYWLTDASNGLGAALAEHLLKSGAHLALSARAVAPLKAFARRYPGQVLVAPGDLTNSQTVREIGEQIQQDWGALDTVILNAGTCTYVDAAQLDTNLIEHLVRCNLLASNYCIDVALPLLRTGIAPYLVGITSSATYLSLPRSEAQGTSKAGLRHLFKAQRITLAEDGIEVTVVTPDFIASPLGGHDVLPLPLSWTADKAARYIIDNLKLRPLELPLPALSMTALWPLSKRPGEGQLAIGKPMAWSAPPIKDLP, from the coding sequence ATGATTCGGATACCCACACGACGTTATTGGTTAACCGATGCCAGCAATGGCCTGGGTGCCGCCCTGGCCGAGCATCTGCTCAAATCCGGTGCGCACCTGGCGTTGAGCGCTCGCGCCGTGGCTCCCCTCAAAGCCTTCGCCCGCCGCTACCCTGGGCAAGTACTGGTAGCCCCTGGCGACCTGACCAACAGCCAGACCGTGCGCGAGATCGGTGAGCAGATCCAGCAGGACTGGGGCGCGCTGGACACCGTCATCCTCAATGCCGGGACCTGCACGTACGTCGACGCCGCGCAGTTGGACACCAACCTGATCGAACACCTGGTGCGCTGCAACCTGCTTGCCAGCAACTATTGCATCGACGTTGCCTTGCCGCTGCTGCGCACGGGCATCGCGCCGTACCTGGTGGGCATAACCAGTTCTGCGACTTACCTGTCACTGCCGCGAAGCGAAGCCCAGGGAACGTCGAAAGCCGGCCTGCGTCACCTGTTCAAAGCGCAGCGCATCACGCTGGCCGAGGACGGCATCGAAGTCACCGTGGTCACCCCAGATTTTATCGCCAGCCCCCTTGGCGGACACGATGTCTTGCCACTGCCGTTGAGCTGGACCGCCGACAAGGCTGCCCGCTACATCATCGACAACCTCAAGTTGCGCCCGCTGGAACTGCCCCTGCCGGCGCTGTCCATGACCGCGCTGTGGCCGCTGTCGAAACGCCCCGGTGAAGGCCAACTGGCGATTGGCAAACCCATGGCCTGGAGCGCGCCACCGATCAAGGACCTACCGTAA
- a CDS encoding YkgJ family cysteine cluster protein — protein MNTIPLTEIVEPAVTCSTCAACCCQLEVMLITDTGVPERFIDTDDWGGEVMLRLDDGWCAALDRDTMMCTIYEKRPLICREFEMGAPECIEERLGITTAYR, from the coding sequence ATGAATACCATCCCCCTCACCGAAATCGTCGAGCCGGCGGTCACTTGCTCGACGTGCGCGGCCTGTTGCTGCCAGCTCGAAGTGATGCTGATCACCGACACCGGCGTGCCCGAGCGCTTTATCGATACCGACGACTGGGGTGGAGAAGTCATGCTGCGCCTGGACGACGGCTGGTGCGCAGCGCTGGATCGGGACACGATGATGTGCACCATCTACGAAAAACGCCCGCTGATATGCCGGGAGTTCGAAATGGGCGCACCGGAATGCATCGAGGAACGCCTGGGGATAACTACGGCCTACAGGTGA
- a CDS encoding acyloxyacyl hydrolase produces the protein MKRVFCLAALAAVLLGHGYSAQAAGIEFAVGQTSDSTMTYRLGLQSEWDKSWWQSEVGRLTGYWDGAYTFWDGDKRTSNHSLSFSPVLVYEFAGESLRPYLEVGIGVAVFAHTEVENNKLGSAFQFEDRFGAGLRFAGGHEVGIRATHYSNAGISSPNDGVESYALHYTMAL, from the coding sequence ATGAAGCGAGTGTTCTGTCTGGCTGCGCTTGCGGCCGTATTGTTGGGGCATGGCTACAGCGCACAAGCGGCGGGTATCGAGTTTGCAGTCGGGCAAACCAGTGATTCGACCATGACGTATCGCCTGGGGCTGCAGTCTGAATGGGACAAGAGTTGGTGGCAGAGCGAAGTTGGGCGTCTGACCGGCTACTGGGACGGGGCCTACACCTTTTGGGATGGTGACAAGAGGACAAGCAACCACAGCCTGTCGTTCTCGCCGGTGCTGGTGTATGAGTTCGCCGGGGAATCGCTCAGGCCCTATCTTGAAGTCGGCATCGGGGTGGCTGTTTTTGCCCACACGGAAGTTGAGAACAACAAGCTCGGCTCGGCCTTCCAGTTCGAAGACCGCTTTGGCGCCGGCCTGCGTTTTGCCGGTGGACATGAGGTGGGGATCCGCGCCACCCATTACTCCAACGCCGGGATCAGCAGTCCCAACGACGGCGTCGAAAGTTACGCCTTGCACTACACCATGGCCCTATAG
- the murI gene encoding glutamate racemase — protein sequence MREAPIGVFDSGVGGLSVLAEIHRLLPNESLLYVADCGNIPYGEKSPAFIRQRCAVMADFLQAQGAKAMVVACNTATVAGVADLRRDYPSWPIVGMEPAVKPAAAATRSGVVGVLATTGTLQSAKFAALLDRFATDVRVVTQPCPGLVELIEAGDLQSPALRQLLGSYLQPLLDEGCDTIILGCTHYPFLKPILAQMLPADISLIDTGAAVARQTQRLLAERELLADGPAQPAQFWTSASPEHLRNILPLLWHNGGVVQSFNQ from the coding sequence ATGCGTGAGGCGCCTATCGGCGTGTTCGATTCCGGCGTTGGCGGGCTGTCGGTGCTGGCGGAGATTCACCGGCTGCTGCCCAATGAGTCGCTGCTGTACGTGGCCGATTGCGGCAACATTCCCTACGGCGAGAAGTCCCCGGCGTTCATTCGCCAACGCTGCGCAGTGATGGCCGATTTTCTCCAGGCCCAAGGCGCCAAGGCCATGGTCGTGGCGTGCAACACGGCAACCGTGGCCGGCGTGGCGGATTTGCGTCGCGACTACCCGTCGTGGCCCATCGTCGGCATGGAGCCAGCGGTCAAGCCGGCAGCGGCGGCGACCCGCAGCGGGGTAGTCGGCGTGCTGGCCACCACCGGAACCTTGCAGAGTGCCAAGTTCGCCGCCTTGCTCGACCGCTTCGCCACCGATGTACGGGTAGTCACCCAGCCGTGTCCGGGCCTGGTGGAGTTGATCGAAGCCGGTGACTTGCAGAGCCCGGCGTTGCGCCAGTTGCTGGGCAGCTACCTGCAGCCCCTGCTGGACGAGGGCTGCGACACGATTATCCTCGGCTGCACCCATTACCCCTTCCTCAAGCCAATCCTCGCGCAAATGCTCCCCGCCGACATCAGTCTGATCGACACCGGCGCTGCCGTTGCCCGGCAAACCCAGCGCTTGCTCGCTGAGCGTGAACTGCTGGCGGACGGTCCTGCCCAACCCGCGCAATTCTGGACCAGCGCTAGTCCCGAGCACCTGAGAAATATCCTGCCGCTGCTCTGGCATAACGGTGGCGTTGTGCAAAGCTTCAACCAGTAG
- a CDS encoding molybdopterin-synthase adenylyltransferase MoeB — MLNDQELLRYSRQILLQHVDIDGQLRLKQSRALIIGLGGLGAPVALYLAAAGVGELHLADFDTVDLTNLQRQIIHDTDSVGMSKVDSALRRLSAINPEIQLVAHRTALDADSLAAAVAAVDLVLDCSDNFATREAVNAACVAAGKPLVSGAAIRLEGQLSVFDPRRAESPCYHCLYGHGSEAELTCSEAGVVGPLVGLVGSLQALEALKLLVGFGEPLVGRLLLIDALGTRFRELRVKRDPSCSVCGAKHA; from the coding sequence GTGCTGAATGATCAAGAGCTGTTGCGCTATAGCCGGCAGATTCTGTTGCAGCACGTCGACATTGACGGCCAGTTGCGACTCAAGCAAAGCCGCGCGTTGATCATCGGCCTTGGTGGCTTGGGTGCACCGGTGGCGCTGTATCTGGCGGCTGCGGGCGTGGGTGAATTGCACCTGGCGGATTTCGACACAGTCGACCTGACCAACCTGCAGCGCCAGATCATCCACGACACCGACAGCGTCGGCATGAGCAAGGTTGATTCGGCGCTCCGTCGCTTGAGCGCGATCAACCCCGAGATCCAACTGGTTGCCCATCGCACCGCGCTGGACGCCGACTCGTTGGCGGCGGCAGTAGCGGCGGTCGATCTGGTGCTCGATTGTTCCGACAACTTTGCCACGCGCGAAGCCGTGAATGCGGCCTGCGTGGCGGCGGGCAAGCCCTTGGTCAGCGGCGCGGCAATTCGTCTGGAAGGTCAGTTGTCGGTGTTCGACCCGCGTCGCGCCGAAAGCCCCTGCTACCACTGCCTGTACGGGCACGGCAGCGAGGCCGAACTGACCTGCAGCGAAGCCGGCGTGGTCGGCCCGCTGGTGGGCCTGGTCGGCAGCCTGCAAGCCCTGGAAGCGTTGAAACTGCTGGTGGGCTTTGGTGAGCCGCTGGTGGGCCGCTTGTTGTTGATCGATGCCCTCGGCACGCGGTTCCGTGAGCTGCGGGTCAAGCGTGATCCGAGCTGCAGCGTCTGTGGTGCCAAACATGCGTGA
- the prmC gene encoding peptide chain release factor N(5)-glutamine methyltransferase produces MTIIASLLRAADLPDSPTARLDAELLLAAALGKSRSFLHTWPERIVPSDAALTFAHYLQRRRGGEPVAYILGQQGFWKLDLEVAPHTLIPRPDTELLVEAALELLPATPAKVLDLGTGSGAIALALASERPAWQVTAVDRVLEAVALAERNRQRLHLHNVTVLSSHWFDALKDHRYSLIISNPPYIAAADPHLIAGDVRFEPASALVAGTDGLDDLRVIIAQAPQHLDAGGWLMLEHGYDQAAAVRDLLLAQDFVEVHSRVDLGGHQRISLGRLPC; encoded by the coding sequence ATGACCATCATTGCCAGTTTGTTGCGCGCAGCCGACCTGCCTGACTCGCCTACCGCGCGCCTGGATGCCGAACTGCTGCTGGCCGCTGCCTTGGGCAAATCCCGCAGCTTCCTGCACACCTGGCCCGAGCGCATCGTGCCCAGTGATGCCGCACTGACCTTTGCCCACTACCTGCAGCGTCGTCGCGGCGGTGAGCCAGTGGCTTATATCCTCGGGCAACAGGGCTTCTGGAAGCTGGACCTGGAGGTCGCACCGCATACGCTGATCCCACGTCCGGACACCGAGTTACTGGTGGAAGCCGCCCTTGAACTGTTGCCGGCGACACCGGCCAAGGTGCTCGACCTGGGTACCGGTAGCGGGGCGATCGCCCTGGCGCTGGCCAGCGAGCGTCCGGCCTGGCAGGTGACGGCGGTGGACCGCGTGCTGGAGGCGGTGGCCCTGGCCGAGCGCAATCGCCAGCGCCTGCATCTGCATAACGTCACAGTGCTCAGCAGTCACTGGTTCGATGCCCTCAAGGACCATCGCTACAGCCTGATCATCAGCAACCCACCGTACATTGCTGCCGCCGACCCGCACCTGATTGCCGGTGACGTGCGCTTCGAACCGGCCAGCGCGCTGGTGGCCGGGACCGATGGCCTGGATGATTTGCGGGTGATTATCGCCCAGGCGCCGCAACACCTCGATGCCGGTGGCTGGTTGATGCTCGAACATGGATACGATCAGGCGGCAGCCGTGCGTGATTTACTGCTGGCCCAGGATTTCGTAGAGGTCCACAGCCGCGTGGACCTCGGCGGTCACCAACGGATCAGCCTGGGGCGCCTGCCGTGCTGA
- the prfA gene encoding peptide chain release factor 1 has translation MKASLLNKLDILQDRFEELTALLGDGEVISDQNKFRTYSKEYAEVEPIVATYKQLLKVQGDLEGAQALLKDSDPDMREMAVEEVREAKEQLLELEASLQRMLLPKDPNDGRNVFLEIRAGTGGDEAAIFSGDLFRMYSRYAERRGWRVEILSENIGEHGGYKEVIARVEGDNVYGKLKFESGVHRVQRVPATESQGRIHTSACTVAVLPEPDEQEAIEINPADLRVDTYRSSGAGGQHVNKTDSAIRITHLPSGIVVECQEERSQHKNRARAMSWLSAKLNDQQTSAAANAIASERKLLVGSGDRSERIRTYNFAQGRVTDHRVNLTLYSLDEILAGGVDAVIEPLLAEYQADQLAAIGE, from the coding sequence ATGAAAGCGTCACTGCTCAATAAGCTGGACATCCTCCAGGACCGTTTCGAGGAACTGACCGCCTTGCTTGGCGATGGCGAAGTCATTTCCGATCAGAACAAGTTCCGCACCTATTCCAAGGAATACGCGGAAGTCGAGCCGATTGTCGCCACCTATAAACAGTTGCTCAAGGTTCAGGGCGACCTCGAAGGGGCCCAGGCCCTGCTCAAGGACAGCGACCCGGACATGCGCGAAATGGCCGTGGAAGAAGTCCGCGAAGCCAAGGAGCAACTGCTCGAACTGGAAGCCAGCCTGCAACGCATGCTGCTGCCCAAGGACCCGAATGACGGGCGCAACGTGTTCCTCGAGATTCGTGCCGGCACCGGTGGCGACGAGGCGGCGATTTTTTCCGGCGACCTGTTCCGCATGTATTCGCGTTATGCCGAACGGCGTGGCTGGCGGGTCGAGATCCTGTCGGAGAACATCGGTGAGCACGGTGGCTATAAAGAAGTCATCGCCCGGGTCGAAGGCGACAATGTCTATGGCAAGCTGAAGTTCGAATCCGGTGTGCATCGCGTGCAACGGGTCCCGGCCACCGAATCCCAGGGCCGGATCCACACCTCGGCTTGCACCGTGGCGGTGTTGCCGGAGCCGGACGAGCAGGAAGCGATCGAGATCAACCCGGCGGATTTGCGGGTCGACACCTACCGCTCCTCTGGTGCGGGCGGTCAGCACGTGAACAAGACCGACTCGGCGATTCGTATCACCCACTTGCCATCCGGCATCGTGGTCGAATGCCAGGAAGAGCGTTCGCAGCACAAGAACCGGGCGCGGGCGATGTCCTGGTTGTCGGCCAAGTTGAACGACCAGCAGACCAGCGCGGCGGCCAATGCCATCGCCAGCGAGCGCAAACTGCTGGTGGGGTCGGGTGATCGCTCCGAGCGGATCCGCACCTACAACTTCGCCCAGGGTCGAGTCACCGACCACCGGGTCAACCTGACCCTGTACTCCCTCGATGAAATCCTCGCCGGTGGCGTTGATGCCGTGATCGAGCCACTGCTGGCCGAGTACCAGGCGGACCAACTGGCGGCGATAGGTGAATAA